The following are from one region of the Simiduia agarivorans SA1 = DSM 21679 genome:
- a CDS encoding SDR family NAD(P)-dependent oxidoreductase, producing MRILAGKVVIVTGAAAGIGWGIAKTCAHAGAHVVLADINDAGTRVSELVEKGCSAEALRLDVSDPSAISAAVDSVFRKHGRIDGLVNNAGVTLEGDFLSFSLEKLNCLFEVNQRSVFLLSQAVARVMQPGSAIVNIASNHAGASVAGYEMYAGTKAAIVAMSRAMAWSLGSKGIRVNSLSPGLTHTEAVARVAADNPGLAASFNKMHADNRYASVEEIGNLAAFLLSENAAALTGADLVADHGLSASLCPTDDLK from the coding sequence ATGAGGATATTGGCGGGTAAGGTGGTGATCGTCACCGGTGCGGCGGCAGGAATTGGTTGGGGAATTGCCAAAACCTGCGCACATGCGGGTGCCCATGTGGTGCTGGCCGATATCAATGACGCGGGTACGCGGGTAAGCGAACTGGTTGAGAAGGGTTGCAGCGCCGAGGCGCTGCGACTGGATGTGTCTGACCCGTCGGCAATCAGTGCCGCTGTGGATTCCGTATTCCGCAAGCACGGCCGCATTGATGGCTTGGTAAACAACGCGGGCGTGACGCTGGAAGGCGACTTCCTGTCTTTTTCGCTGGAAAAGCTGAATTGCTTGTTTGAAGTGAATCAACGCTCGGTCTTTTTGTTGAGCCAGGCGGTCGCCAGGGTGATGCAGCCCGGCAGTGCTATCGTCAATATTGCGTCTAATCATGCCGGTGCCAGCGTGGCCGGCTATGAAATGTATGCCGGCACCAAGGCGGCCATTGTCGCCATGTCGCGCGCCATGGCCTGGAGCCTTGGGTCTAAAGGCATAAGGGTGAATTCATTGTCGCCGGGCCTCACGCATACCGAAGCCGTGGCCAGGGTGGCGGCAGATAATCCCGGGCTTGCAGCCTCATTCAACAAAATGCATGCCGATAACCGTTACGCCAGCGTGGAAGAAATTGGCAATCTGGCGGCGTTTTTGTTGTCGGAAAATGCCGCCGCGCTCACGGGTGCCGACCTGGTGGCCGATCACGGGCTGAGTGCCAGCTTGTGTCCTACCGACGATTTGAAATAA
- a CDS encoding 2-dehydro-3-deoxygalactonokinase, with protein MRLFCDWGTSSFRLFLVNEQGDVVTHTASSQGVSRLPRAEQPAYLLAQAQQLVTSPADLDVLICGMAGSGLGLANAGYQACPADARQLARHLVPVTVPSLGRVQLVPGLSDEQTGADVMRGEETQLLGWLCMSELHQHGQHRVCLPGTHSKWVQVQEGVIRGFSTAFTGELYGLLVSQSTLKPATDSHSDEGFQLGLDASRSKQPLLNSLFTTRSKVLLYQMPAECAASYLSGLLIGTEVREFSAAGDGPVHIIANGRLSALYAKAMAFYQLECQVHQGDGLSVAGLGKIAELM; from the coding sequence ATGCGACTTTTCTGCGATTGGGGTACCAGCAGTTTCCGGCTGTTTCTGGTGAATGAACAGGGGGATGTGGTCACCCATACCGCCAGCAGTCAGGGTGTGTCGCGCCTGCCCAGGGCTGAGCAGCCGGCGTATCTGCTGGCGCAGGCGCAGCAACTGGTAACCAGTCCGGCAGATCTGGATGTGCTGATTTGCGGTATGGCGGGCTCTGGTCTGGGGCTGGCCAATGCCGGTTACCAGGCCTGCCCGGCGGACGCGCGCCAGCTGGCACGGCATCTGGTACCGGTTACAGTGCCTTCGCTGGGCAGGGTGCAACTGGTGCCGGGCCTGAGCGATGAGCAGACCGGTGCTGACGTGATGCGCGGCGAGGAGACCCAGCTGTTGGGTTGGCTGTGTATGTCGGAACTGCACCAACACGGTCAACATAGGGTCTGCTTGCCGGGTACTCACAGTAAATGGGTGCAGGTACAGGAGGGCGTCATCCGTGGATTTTCCACCGCCTTTACCGGCGAGCTGTACGGACTGCTGGTTAGCCAGTCCACGCTCAAGCCCGCCACAGACAGCCACAGTGATGAGGGTTTTCAGTTGGGGCTTGACGCCAGTCGCAGCAAGCAACCGCTGTTGAACAGCCTGTTTACCACGCGTAGCAAGGTGCTGCTTTACCAGATGCCGGCCGAGTGCGCGGCCAGCTATTTGTCTGGCCTGCTCATAGGTACCGAAGTGAGAGAATTCAGCGCCGCGGGTGATGGGCCTGTGCATATCATTGCCAATGGCCGGCTGTCTGCGCTCTACGCCAAGGCCATGGCGTTCTACCAGCTTGAATGCCAGGTGCACCAGGGCGATGGTTTGTCGGTGGCCGGTTTGGGAAAAATTGCGGAGTTGATGTAA
- a CDS encoding GntR family transcriptional regulator produces the protein MQENKIVPVRDQIADQIRSDIIAGSLAPNEKLNEQQLANRFGVSRGPVRDVLLQLTKEGLLVAKNNCGMSVNDVLNPALQELMMDIRVKIETFAVQSLKNKLTVIDFDNLDAILDRIQSAFDVEDFTEVTKADIDFHRYLVNKAGGSELVNLWQPMVMRMRMNYQRIRQSKECVDEHRAISEALKAGDIKGAVKAIKSNIK, from the coding sequence ATGCAAGAGAACAAAATCGTTCCGGTCAGGGATCAGATCGCCGATCAAATCCGCTCCGATATCATCGCCGGCTCCCTGGCTCCCAACGAAAAACTCAATGAGCAACAACTGGCCAATCGCTTCGGGGTTTCACGCGGCCCGGTACGCGATGTATTACTGCAGCTCACCAAAGAAGGCTTGCTGGTTGCCAAAAATAATTGCGGCATGTCGGTAAATGACGTGCTCAATCCTGCGTTGCAGGAATTGATGATGGACATCCGCGTTAAAATTGAAACCTTCGCGGTTCAGAGCCTGAAAAACAAACTCACCGTCATCGACTTCGACAATCTCGACGCCATATTGGATCGCATACAGAGCGCCTTTGACGTTGAAGACTTTACCGAAGTCACCAAAGCAGACATCGATTTTCATCGCTACCTGGTCAACAAAGCCGGCGGCAGCGAGCTGGTGAATCTGTGGCAACCTATGGTGATGCGGATGCGCATGAACTACCAGCGCATCCGCCAATCCAAAGAATGTGTGGACGAACACCGCGCCATTTCCGAAGCCCTTAAAGCCGGCGACATCAAAGGCGCCGTCAAGGCCATTAAGTCCAACATCAAATAA
- a CDS encoding mandelate racemase/muconate lactonizing enzyme family protein, giving the protein MKISDIKCYPAWVGHRNLCLVKVETDEGVYGWGESGLSSRELAVAGAVKHFREFLIGKDARHIGSLWQEMYRSQYFEGGRVLTAAISAIDIALWDIAGKALGVPVHQLLGGQQRTEIPLFVTSTKAFGEEFLADCKRLADAGYQVIRATTGEHGSPVKPTTFDVRKSIALASGCLTELRQELGHDKVLGIDYHHRLTVAEAASFCQKMPVGTLDFIEEPIRDQTPSAYAALRSMTDVPFAIGEEFASKWDFAPYLESGLNQFARIDVCNVGGLTEAMKVAAMAETHYIDVMPHDPLGPVCTAATIQMCAAIPNLSWCEVAPYDTDKSDHDRFFINRPIETKGVYRVSQAPGLGVDVNEDLLAEQSFKFWEAPRLYKPDGSYTNW; this is encoded by the coding sequence ATGAAGATTTCTGACATTAAGTGTTACCCCGCCTGGGTGGGGCATCGCAATCTGTGCCTGGTGAAGGTGGAAACCGATGAGGGTGTTTATGGTTGGGGTGAGTCGGGCTTGTCCAGCCGTGAACTCGCAGTGGCCGGTGCGGTAAAACATTTCCGCGAATTTCTGATCGGCAAAGATGCCCGCCATATTGGTTCGCTCTGGCAGGAAATGTATCGCAGTCAGTATTTTGAAGGCGGGCGGGTGCTCACCGCTGCTATTTCTGCCATCGATATCGCCCTGTGGGATATTGCCGGTAAAGCCCTGGGCGTGCCGGTACACCAGTTGTTGGGCGGCCAACAGAGAACAGAAATTCCATTGTTCGTGACCTCCACCAAGGCCTTCGGTGAGGAATTTCTCGCAGACTGTAAGCGCCTGGCCGATGCCGGCTATCAGGTGATTCGTGCCACCACCGGTGAGCATGGCAGCCCGGTAAAACCCACGACCTTTGATGTGCGTAAATCCATTGCTCTGGCCTCGGGCTGCCTCACTGAATTGCGCCAGGAATTAGGTCATGACAAGGTGTTGGGCATTGATTATCACCACCGTCTGACCGTGGCGGAAGCCGCGAGCTTTTGCCAGAAGATGCCGGTGGGCACGCTCGACTTTATTGAAGAGCCCATCCGCGATCAGACCCCGTCGGCCTATGCGGCCTTGCGTTCTATGACGGATGTGCCCTTCGCCATTGGCGAAGAGTTTGCGAGTAAATGGGATTTTGCCCCTTATCTCGAATCCGGCCTGAATCAGTTTGCCCGCATCGATGTGTGCAACGTGGGCGGTCTGACCGAGGCCATGAAGGTGGCGGCGATGGCCGAAACCCATTACATCGATGTGATGCCACATGATCCGCTGGGCCCTGTATGTACCGCAGCCACCATCCAGATGTGCGCCGCCATACCCAATTTGTCCTGGTGTGAAGTCGCGCCCTATGACACCGATAAGTCCGATCACGACCGCTTCTTTATTAACCGGCCCATCGAGACCAAAGGCGTTTACCGCGTGAGCCAGGCGCCGGGCCTGGGGGTGGATGTGAATGAAGACCTGTTGGCCGAGCAAAGCTTTAAGTTCTGGGAAGCTCCCCGCCTCTACAAGCCGGATGGATCCTATACCAACTGGTAG
- a CDS encoding zinc-dependent alcohol dehydrogenase, producing MQAAQYIGGKSFNVVQGSSVAPGPGEVRLAVGYVGICGTDMHIYHGVMDARVAPPQIIGHEMSGTIVEIGAGVEGFAVGENVVVRPLDYCGECPACEAGHSHICHKLKFMGIDSPGAFQNSWTVKARTLHKLPANVSLKQGALIEPLAVAVHDVSRARLKKGERALVIGGGPIGQLVALAARAEGAEVMISEVNDARRAFAETNGIKTVNPLASDIEAVIKDWTQGKGADVVFEVSGVKAAIETMTKVASVRGRICMVAIHSQQPQIDLFQFFWKELELLGARVYEHEDFERAIALVASGDIDVNKFISSVNSLNDIGTAFAGMDGNPTGMKALVQCNSAA from the coding sequence ATGCAGGCAGCACAATACATCGGCGGCAAATCCTTTAACGTGGTTCAGGGCAGTTCAGTGGCGCCCGGTCCTGGCGAGGTTCGCCTGGCCGTGGGCTATGTGGGTATCTGCGGTACCGACATGCACATCTATCACGGTGTCATGGATGCACGCGTGGCACCACCGCAAATCATTGGCCATGAAATGTCTGGCACCATTGTTGAAATCGGAGCCGGTGTGGAAGGTTTTGCCGTGGGCGAAAATGTGGTGGTGCGTCCGCTCGACTATTGTGGCGAGTGCCCGGCCTGTGAAGCAGGCCATTCCCATATTTGCCACAAATTGAAATTCATGGGCATTGACTCCCCGGGCGCCTTCCAGAATTCATGGACTGTCAAAGCCCGCACGCTGCATAAACTGCCTGCCAATGTATCGCTGAAACAAGGCGCGTTGATTGAGCCACTGGCAGTGGCGGTGCACGACGTATCGCGTGCCCGCCTGAAGAAAGGTGAGCGGGCGCTGGTGATTGGCGGTGGCCCCATCGGGCAGCTGGTGGCATTGGCCGCGCGCGCCGAAGGCGCCGAGGTGATGATCAGCGAAGTGAACGATGCACGCCGGGCATTTGCCGAAACCAATGGCATTAAAACCGTGAACCCATTGGCCAGCGATATTGAAGCTGTAATCAAAGACTGGACCCAGGGCAAAGGCGCCGACGTGGTGTTTGAAGTGTCTGGCGTTAAGGCCGCAATCGAAACCATGACCAAGGTTGCCTCAGTACGTGGTCGTATTTGCATGGTGGCCATTCACTCCCAGCAGCCCCAAATCGATCTGTTCCAGTTTTTCTGGAAAGAGCTGGAACTGCTGGGTGCGCGGGTTTACGAACACGAAGATTTCGAGCGTGCCATCGCCCTGGTGGCGTCCGGCGACATTGATGTGAATAAATTTATCAGTTCAGTGAACAGCCTGAATGACATCGGCACTGCGTTCGCCGGTATGGATGGCAATCCTACCGGCATGAAAGCGCTGGTGCAGTGTAATTCCGCTGCCTGA
- a CDS encoding SDR family NAD(P)-dependent oxidoreductase, producing MLDQFSLAGKTALVTGCKRGIGKAMAVALAEAGADVIGVSASLELQGSDVARAVEATGRQFSAYQCDFGDRAALYQFIEQVKADHPKIDVLINNAGTILRAPAAEHPDGMWDKVIDVNLNAQFILTREIGKEMVARGEGKIVFTASLLTYQGGITVPGYAASKGALGQLVMAFSNEWAGRGVNVNAIAPGYISTDNTEALRNDPERAKAILGRIPQGRWGEPEDFKGPVVFLSSRASNYMNGSIVLVDGGWMGR from the coding sequence ATGTTGGATCAATTCTCTCTCGCCGGTAAAACCGCACTGGTTACCGGTTGTAAGCGCGGTATCGGCAAGGCCATGGCGGTTGCGCTGGCTGAAGCGGGCGCCGATGTTATTGGTGTGTCTGCCAGCCTTGAATTACAGGGCTCAGACGTGGCGCGTGCGGTTGAAGCCACTGGCCGTCAATTTTCGGCCTATCAGTGTGACTTCGGTGATCGCGCGGCCTTGTATCAGTTCATTGAGCAGGTAAAAGCCGATCACCCGAAAATTGACGTGTTGATCAATAATGCCGGCACCATTTTGCGTGCGCCCGCCGCCGAACACCCGGATGGTATGTGGGACAAGGTGATTGACGTAAACCTCAACGCCCAGTTCATTCTGACCCGGGAAATCGGCAAAGAAATGGTTGCCCGCGGCGAGGGGAAAATTGTATTTACCGCTTCACTGCTCACTTATCAGGGCGGCATTACCGTACCCGGCTACGCCGCCAGCAAAGGCGCTTTGGGTCAGCTGGTGATGGCATTCAGTAACGAGTGGGCCGGCCGTGGTGTGAATGTGAACGCGATAGCGCCGGGCTATATTTCCACCGACAACACGGAAGCCTTGCGCAATGATCCCGAGCGGGCCAAGGCCATTCTGGGCCGCATTCCCCAGGGGCGTTGGGGCGAGCCGGAAGACTTCAAAGGCCCGGTGGTATTTCTGTCATCGCGCGCGTCCAATTACATGAACGGCAGCATCGTCCTGGTGGACGGTGGCTGGATGGGGAGGTAA
- a CDS encoding SMP-30/gluconolactonase/LRE family protein, which translates to MRLMDEVSVHNGLGECVLWDEHTGKLLWTDMPGKVFYRYQVQTQALESFSLPEDLCSFAMIERSPWLLAAFQSGLAKYLPETGEIRWFWKLPEGKKLRMNDGRCDAAGRFWVGSLIDREHCYSDDPEEQGGLYCVAPDGTVSQHLHNVRLSNSICWSPDSRILYFSDSTKKCIEAFAFDLENGTLGAGRSLINLPPHCNPDGSVTDSEGHLWNALWGSSQLVRISPAGKISDRLQLPVSQPACPTFAGPSHNWLVTSSATYSLSEEALAAEPGAGNLFIYETAYTGKPEYRFKDQLPV; encoded by the coding sequence ATGCGGCTAATGGATGAAGTTTCAGTGCACAACGGGCTGGGCGAATGCGTATTGTGGGACGAACACACCGGCAAATTGCTCTGGACTGACATGCCCGGCAAGGTGTTCTACCGCTACCAGGTGCAAACCCAGGCACTGGAGTCCTTTTCCCTGCCTGAAGACCTCTGTTCATTTGCCATGATTGAGCGGAGCCCCTGGCTGCTGGCCGCGTTTCAAAGCGGCTTGGCAAAGTATTTACCAGAGACCGGAGAAATCCGCTGGTTCTGGAAGCTGCCCGAGGGCAAAAAGCTGCGCATGAATGACGGCCGCTGCGACGCGGCTGGCCGCTTCTGGGTGGGCAGCCTGATTGATCGCGAGCACTGCTATTCCGATGACCCCGAGGAACAGGGCGGGCTCTATTGCGTTGCACCTGATGGCACTGTCTCACAACATTTGCACAATGTACGGCTCAGCAACTCCATTTGCTGGTCGCCCGATAGCCGTATTCTGTATTTTTCCGACAGCACCAAAAAATGCATTGAGGCGTTTGCGTTTGATCTGGAAAACGGCACCCTAGGCGCCGGTCGCAGCCTGATTAACTTGCCACCCCACTGCAACCCGGATGGCTCTGTGACCGACAGTGAAGGCCACCTTTGGAATGCACTCTGGGGCAGCAGCCAACTGGTGCGTATTTCACCCGCGGGAAAAATTTCCGACCGGCTGCAGCTGCCGGTGTCGCAACCCGCCTGCCCCACCTTTGCCGGCCCGTCGCACAATTGGTTGGTAACGAGCAGCGCCACCTACAGCCTGAGTGAAGAAGCACTGGCTGCCGAACCCGGCGCCGGCAACCTGTTCATTTATGAAACCGCCTACACCGGCAAACCCGAGTACCGGTTCAAAGACCAACTGCCCGTTTAG
- the aldA gene encoding aldehyde dehydrogenase, with translation MNFQNQVNFIDGQYVASESNEAIVVYNPSTGNALGEIPAGTAGDAQRALESAQQAQKGWAKLTARARAGILRKFATLIRAEKDLLARMLVAEQGKLISVAQGEVEATATFIEYACDHALTIEGDILPSDHENETIYIHKVPRGVVVAITAWNFPLALAGRKIGPALITGNSIVVKPTQETPLTTMELGRLANDAGIPAGVLNIVNGSGSVVGQHLCESEITQLITMTGSTRAGQIIHQASGKHLTPVMLELGGKAPMIVMDDADLEQAAEDALWARFANCGQVCTCAERLYVHADVHDEFMAIFLNKVAGLKVGDPMDESTQMGPKVNKREIEQIHGLVQKSIEQGAVLACGGKPAAVAGFEGGNFYEPTVLTNVQQDNILVHEETFGPILPVVKITSIDEAIAYTNDSEYGLSAYLYTKNLVSIQRAIKEMEVGEVYVNRGIGEQHQGFHNGWKMSGMGGEDGKYGLEQYLEKKTVYMKELG, from the coding sequence GTGAACTTTCAGAATCAGGTTAACTTTATCGATGGCCAGTATGTGGCCTCGGAATCAAACGAAGCGATAGTGGTGTACAACCCCTCCACGGGCAATGCACTGGGTGAAATTCCCGCTGGCACTGCCGGTGATGCTCAGCGCGCACTGGAATCCGCACAGCAGGCGCAGAAGGGCTGGGCCAAGCTCACCGCGCGCGCCCGTGCCGGTATTCTGCGCAAGTTCGCGACATTGATCCGTGCCGAAAAAGATCTGCTGGCGCGCATGTTGGTGGCCGAGCAGGGCAAATTGATTTCTGTGGCGCAAGGAGAAGTGGAAGCCACCGCAACGTTTATTGAATACGCCTGCGATCATGCGCTCACCATCGAAGGCGATATCCTGCCGTCCGATCACGAAAACGAAACCATCTATATTCACAAGGTGCCGCGCGGTGTGGTGGTAGCCATTACCGCCTGGAATTTTCCACTGGCATTGGCCGGCCGGAAAATCGGCCCGGCATTGATCACCGGCAATAGCATTGTGGTTAAGCCCACACAGGAAACACCGCTCACCACCATGGAGTTGGGTCGCCTGGCGAATGACGCGGGCATCCCCGCCGGTGTGCTGAACATTGTGAATGGCAGCGGTTCCGTAGTGGGGCAACACCTGTGCGAAAGTGAAATCACCCAATTGATTACCATGACGGGCTCAACCCGTGCGGGCCAGATTATTCATCAGGCGTCCGGTAAGCACCTGACGCCCGTGATGCTGGAACTGGGTGGCAAGGCGCCGATGATCGTGATGGACGATGCAGACCTGGAACAGGCGGCAGAAGATGCCTTGTGGGCCCGCTTTGCCAATTGCGGCCAGGTATGTACCTGTGCCGAACGCTTGTATGTTCACGCCGATGTGCACGATGAGTTCATGGCGATTTTCCTGAACAAGGTGGCCGGCCTGAAGGTGGGCGATCCCATGGATGAATCCACGCAGATGGGGCCAAAGGTCAACAAGCGTGAAATCGAACAGATTCACGGGTTAGTGCAGAAATCCATCGAACAGGGTGCGGTATTGGCGTGCGGCGGTAAGCCTGCGGCTGTGGCCGGTTTCGAGGGCGGTAACTTCTATGAGCCCACAGTGCTCACCAACGTACAGCAGGATAACATTCTGGTGCACGAAGAAACCTTCGGCCCGATTCTTCCGGTGGTAAAGATCACCAGCATTGATGAGGCGATCGCCTACACTAATGACAGCGAATACGGATTGTCGGCTTATCTGTACACCAAAAATCTGGTGTCCATCCAGCGTGCCATCAAGGAAATGGAAGTGGGCGAGGTGTATGTTAACCGCGGTATCGGTGAGCAACACCAGGGTTTTCACAATGGCTGGAAAATGTCGGGTATGGGCGGTGAAGATGGCAAGTACGGCCTCGAGCAGTACCTGGAAAAGAAAACCGTTTATATGAAAGAGCTGGGTTGA
- a CDS encoding mandelate racemase/muconate lactonizing enzyme family protein produces the protein MLENLVDFDAAALPGTTIKAVSMEYYQVPLAEVLSDAKHGDHTHFELIVCRITCKDGLEGVGYTYTGGKGGRAIWSLLEHDLKPLLLGADAGRIFSLWEDMQYHLHYVGRGGLVSFAISSVDIALWDLRCKKLEQPLWKVAGGAGNSTRCYAGGIDLNFPVEKLQANVAGYLARGFNAVKIKVGKPDYKEDVARVQAVRDTIGKDTVFMVDANYSLTVEQAIRFSRAIENQDITWFEEPTIPDDYEGYAQIADATSIPLAMGENLHTIYEFEYAIAQAKLGFLQPDASNIGGITGWLKVAHQAHAANLPVCSHGMHELHVSLMASQPHAGYLEVHSFPIDQYTTRPIVLRDGLAVAPDTPGTGVEFDEQLLGPHRIHLK, from the coding sequence ATGCTTGAGAACCTGGTGGATTTTGACGCGGCAGCATTGCCCGGCACTACGATCAAAGCGGTATCCATGGAGTATTACCAGGTGCCTTTGGCCGAAGTACTGTCCGATGCCAAACATGGGGACCACACCCATTTCGAATTGATTGTATGCCGCATTACCTGCAAAGACGGGCTGGAAGGCGTGGGCTACACCTACACCGGCGGCAAAGGCGGCCGGGCCATCTGGTCGCTGCTCGAGCACGACCTCAAGCCGCTGTTGCTGGGGGCTGATGCCGGTCGCATCTTCAGCTTGTGGGAAGACATGCAATATCACCTGCATTATGTGGGGCGTGGTGGCCTGGTGAGCTTTGCCATTTCTTCCGTGGATATCGCCCTGTGGGATCTGCGCTGTAAAAAACTCGAGCAACCCCTTTGGAAGGTGGCGGGCGGAGCCGGCAATAGCACGCGCTGTTATGCGGGAGGCATAGACCTGAATTTTCCGGTGGAAAAATTACAGGCGAATGTAGCCGGCTATCTGGCCCGTGGTTTTAATGCGGTGAAAATCAAAGTCGGCAAGCCCGACTACAAAGAAGACGTGGCGCGGGTGCAGGCCGTGCGTGACACCATTGGCAAAGACACAGTGTTTATGGTTGACGCCAACTATTCGCTCACCGTTGAGCAGGCCATTCGATTCAGCCGTGCCATTGAAAATCAGGACATCACCTGGTTTGAAGAGCCCACAATTCCCGATGATTACGAAGGTTATGCCCAGATCGCCGATGCCACCAGCATTCCGCTGGCCATGGGTGAGAACCTGCATACCATCTACGAATTTGAATACGCCATCGCGCAGGCCAAGCTCGGATTTTTGCAGCCCGATGCATCCAACATCGGCGGTATTACTGGTTGGTTGAAGGTGGCGCATCAGGCGCACGCCGCCAATCTGCCCGTGTGCAGTCATGGCATGCACGAGTTGCATGTGTCGCTGATGGCCTCCCAGCCCCACGCAGGTTATCTGGAAGTTCACTCCTTCCCCATTGATCAGTACACCACTCGCCCCATAGTACTGCGCGATGGGCTGGCAGTGGCACCCGATACACCGGGCACTGGCGTTGAATTTGATGAACAACTTCTCGGTCCACACCGAATCCATCTGAAATAA
- a CDS encoding sugar porter family MFS transporter codes for MNSFQLTAFRFAAIVAFGGFIFGLDAALISGTVRFVTAEFGLSDLQVGTVVSAPGFGVIFALLVTGRICDALGRKAALLIIAALYLVSAVTSVIAPNFEALVAARFLGGLAFTSLSLASMYIGEIAPANMRGKLVSMNQITIVVGLSAAYFANYLILQASNHAAPWVESLGLATYTWRWMLAVEVIPALIWLLLLLTIPESPRWLVLQDRLDEAREVMRRLMPEGQVESQVAEIKASVASATVTKSFAAQVKELFEPRLRTAFWIGLAIAVVQPITGINAIMFYAPTVFEQVGIGTDAAFLQAVVVGVVSVMFTVLALLLIDRLGRRPLVLFGLTWAGLSLFVCAWCFSEASYQLTEASIANLAGSVDIAALQSLAGVSFDSDVAFKQALNGALGEAVARANEGALLQQAIQINATLVLLGIMCFIAAFNFSIGPIMWVLFSEIFPIHVRGIAIPSFALVTSVVSYFIQQFFPWQLNNMGAAEIFLFYAVSISIGLAVLAKILPETKNKSIEEIEAALVRV; via the coding sequence ATGAACAGTTTTCAGCTCACCGCCTTCCGTTTTGCTGCCATTGTGGCCTTTGGAGGCTTTATCTTCGGTCTGGACGCGGCCCTGATATCCGGTACCGTGCGGTTTGTTACTGCCGAGTTCGGATTGTCAGACCTGCAGGTAGGCACCGTGGTGAGTGCGCCCGGCTTTGGCGTTATTTTCGCGTTGCTGGTTACCGGCCGTATCTGTGATGCCCTGGGCCGCAAGGCGGCACTGTTGATTATCGCTGCTTTATATCTAGTGTCGGCGGTGACCTCGGTCATAGCGCCCAACTTTGAGGCTCTGGTGGCGGCTCGCTTTCTGGGTGGCCTGGCCTTTACCTCTCTGTCGCTGGCCTCAATGTATATCGGCGAAATTGCGCCAGCCAACATGCGCGGCAAGCTGGTGTCCATGAATCAGATCACCATCGTGGTGGGTCTATCAGCCGCTTACTTTGCCAATTACCTGATTTTGCAGGCATCCAATCATGCTGCGCCCTGGGTGGAATCTTTGGGCCTTGCCACTTACACCTGGCGCTGGATGCTGGCGGTGGAAGTGATCCCGGCGCTGATCTGGTTGCTGTTGTTGCTCACTATCCCGGAAAGTCCCCGCTGGCTGGTGCTGCAAGACCGCCTGGATGAAGCCCGTGAGGTCATGCGGCGGCTGATGCCCGAAGGTCAGGTGGAATCCCAGGTGGCCGAAATCAAGGCCAGCGTGGCGTCTGCTACCGTCACTAAAAGTTTTGCTGCGCAAGTGAAAGAATTGTTTGAGCCGCGCCTGCGCACCGCCTTCTGGATAGGGCTGGCCATTGCGGTGGTGCAACCCATTACCGGTATCAACGCCATTATGTTTTATGCGCCTACGGTATTTGAGCAGGTGGGTATTGGCACCGACGCCGCATTTTTGCAGGCAGTGGTGGTGGGTGTGGTGAGTGTGATGTTCACCGTGTTGGCGCTCCTGTTGATTGATCGCCTGGGCCGTCGCCCGTTGGTGCTGTTTGGATTGACCTGGGCTGGCCTGTCTTTGTTTGTGTGTGCCTGGTGTTTTTCAGAGGCCAGTTATCAATTGACCGAGGCTTCCATTGCCAACCTGGCGGGCAGCGTGGATATTGCCGCACTGCAGTCACTGGCCGGTGTGAGTTTCGATAGCGATGTGGCGTTCAAGCAAGCACTGAATGGCGCCCTGGGTGAGGCAGTGGCGCGCGCCAACGAGGGCGCGCTGTTACAACAGGCTATCCAGATTAACGCTACTTTGGTGTTGCTCGGCATCATGTGTTTTATCGCGGCGTTTAATTTTTCTATTGGCCCGATCATGTGGGTGTTGTTTTCCGAAATTTTCCCCATCCACGTGCGCGGCATCGCCATTCCCAGCTTTGCGCTGGTGACCAGTGTGGTGAGTTACTTTATCCAGCAGTTTTTCCCCTGGCAGTTAAATAATATGGGGGCTGCGGAAATATTCCTGTTCTACGCTGTGTCTATCAGCATCGGTTTGGCGGTATTGGCGAAGATACTGCCGGAAACCAAGAACAAATCCATTGAAGAAATTGAGGCCGCTCTGGTGCGGGTGTAA